In Haematobia irritans isolate KBUSLIRL chromosome 1, ASM5000362v1, whole genome shotgun sequence, a genomic segment contains:
- the sit gene encoding ELOVL fatty acid elongase stuck in traffic, protein MESMNATSTDYWNFLFTELADERTNDWFLVKSPVPLAGLIGVYLYFVLSWGPKFMKDRKPFKLERTMIVYNFIQVVLSCWMVYDGIIVWSTYNWRCQPVNRSRTPMAYREARGVYMYFLAKISELLDTVFFVLRKNERQVTFLHVYHHSVMPMISWAATKYFPGGHGTFVGCINSFVHIVMYTYYFLSAFGPHMQKYLWWKKHITNLQMIQFCLIFIHQTQLLYTECNYPRWSVCFTLPNAVFFFFLFKDFYQKSYQNKKNAAAAAALAKENAAALTCQQQAAMDASNNNNVMQTESKKAL, encoded by the exons ATGGAGTCGATGAATGCTACCTCTACCGATTACTGGAATTTCCTATTCACCGAATTAGCAG ATGAACGTACCAATGACTGGTTTTTGGTCAAATCACCGGTGCCTCTTGCTGGTTTGATTGGAGTATACTTGTATTTTGTTCTATCATGGGGACCAAAATTCATGAAGGATCGCAAACCATTCAAACTGGAAAGAACAATGATAGTTTACAACTTTATACAAGTTGTGCTAAGTTGTTGGATGGTCTATGAT GGTATTATTGTGTGGAGTACCTACAACTGGAGATGTCAACCTGTCAATCGTTCCAGAACTCCAATGGCTTACAGA GAAGCCCGTGGAGTGTACATGTATTTCTTGGCCAAAATCAGTGAATTGTTGGACACCGTATTCTTTGTGTTGCGCAAAAACGAACGTCAGGTTACCTTCTTGCATGTATATCACCACTCTGTGATGCCCATGATTTCTTGGGCTGCTACCAAATACTTCCCAGGCGGTCATGGTACATTCGTAGGATGCATCAACTCCTTTGTACATATTGTCATGTACACCTACTACTTCTTGTCGGCCTTCGGTCCCCATATGCAAAAATACTTGTGGTGGAAGAAACACATCACCAACTTGCAAATG ATTCAATTCTGCTTGATCTTCATCcatcaaacccaattgctgtacACTGAATGCAATTATCCCCGCTGGTCTGTGTGCTTCACATTACCCAATGCtgtcttcttcttcttcctcttcaaagatttctatcaaaagtcctaccaaaataagaaaaatgctGCAGCTGCTGCCGCTTTGGCCAAGGAAAACGCTGCTGCTCTCACCTGCCAACAACAAGCCGCTATGGATGCTTCCAACAATAACAACGTCATGCAAACTGAATCGAAAAAGGCCCTATAA